A window of the Brassica napus cultivar Da-Ae chromosome A2, Da-Ae, whole genome shotgun sequence genome harbors these coding sequences:
- the LOC106413495 gene encoding peroxidase 65-like → MRLSCSLTPFILLFFLFLVAPAVSSGVAILRTDYYQKTCPDFNKIVRDAVIAKQGQQPTTAAGTLRLFFHDCFLEGCDASVLIATNSFNKAERDDDLNDSLPGDAFDIVNRIKTALELSCPGVVSCADILAQATRDLVTMVGGPYFDVKLGRKDGLESKAHKVRGNVPMPNQTVHDIHGMFKKNGFSLREMVALSGAHTIGFSHCKEFSDRLYGSKADPEINPRFATALKELCKNHTVDDTIAAFNDVMTPGKFDNMYFKNLKRGLGLLASDHLLIKNNSTKPFVDLYATDEKAFFEDFARAMEKMGTVGVKGDGEGEVRRRCDHFNNLNV, encoded by the coding sequence ATGCGTCTCTCTTGTAGTCTTACACCCTTCATTCTCCTCTTTTTTCTCTTCCTTGTCGCACCAGCCGTATCTTCTGGTGTAGCTATCTTGAGAACGGATTATTACCAAAAGACATGCCCCGATTTCAACAAAATCGTGCGTGATGCCGTTATAGCCAAGCAAGGTCAACAACCGACAACTGCGGCCGGGACACTTCGTCTCTTCTTTCACGATTGTTTCCTCGAAGGCTGTGATGCGTCTGTTTTGATAGCGACCAACTCGTTTAACAAAGCGGAACGTGACGATGATCTCAACGACTCCCTCCCAGGAGATGCTTTTGACATTGTTAATCGCATCAAGACAGCTCTAGAGTTGTCTTGTCCCGGTGTGGTATCATGCGCTGATATTTTAGCGCAGGCTACGCGTGACCTTGTCACGATGGTAGGAGGACCTTACTTCGACGTAAAGCTTGGTCGTAAAGACGGACTCGAATCCAAAGCCCATAAAGTACGAGGAAACGTCCCGATGCCTAACCAGACGGTCCATGACATCCACGGGATGTTCAAGAAAAATGGGTTTAGTCTACGTGAGATGGTAGCATTAAGTGGAGCTCACACAATTGGATTTTCTCACTGCAAAGAATTTAGTGACCGCCTCTACGGATCAAAAGCCGATCCAGAAATCAACCCGCGATTTGCAACCGCTCTTAAAGAACTATGCAAAAACCACACCGTCGACGACACAATCGCGGCGTTTAATGACGTGATGACTCCGGGAAAATTCGACAACATGTACTTTAAGAACCTTAAAAGAGGACTTGGGCTATTAGCTTCTGACCACCTCCTTATTAAAAACAATAGCACGAAACCGTTCGTTGACCTTTACGCAACTGACGAGAAAGCATTCTTTGAAGATTTCGCTCGTGCGATGGAGAAAATGGGCACGGTTGGCGTTAAGGgagatggagaaggagaagtGAGGCGTAGGTGCGACCACTTCAACAATCTCAacgtataa